Proteins from a genomic interval of Phormidium ambiguum IAM M-71:
- a CDS encoding WD40/YVTN/BNR-like repeat-containing protein, producing the protein MSILKLIQAGKNIPIDQSLNPAISISHSPSKSVNLKQNNIIYWTAALILTSVLSGCGNDKQYSENITPIAPVNAMSSSVGENGYRWANVSIGGGSFVTGIYIHPRQKDIVYLRTDIGGFYRWNASNKSWIPLTDSFTQAQQTYYGGEALAFDPNNPNIVYIAAGKYSAWKPKGSIFKSSDRGQTWQKLNLDLGMDSNDKQRWAGMRLAVNPHNSNIIFFGSRHDGLWKSQDAGKTWTKVTSLSAKLTPKVGVLGILFDKQKPGLIYANVFGDGIYKSTDTGITWSKIVGSPNQPQRMAINQNGILYVTALSGVSKYANEVWTNITPPGKETFFNALAINPKNSNEIIIASGQSVKTKIYQSSDAGKTWTEKTASLQHTVPWWNERAHPMFSIWTSAIEFDPHIPGKVWLTDGFGIWQTNNINTNPVVWTNYQQGHEEVVSFALAAPAKGPVLLSALADVVGFNHDKGLKTYPSHRFHGTPEWRDTLNLDYSQNNPQRVVRVGGARWNSTYTGATSTDGGSTWQKFPSFPAKTMPLRVAVSATNPDLFVIVTSKAQPLRTTDNGTSWKTVSGLPDGPGGPWFWNHPLAADKVEGNTFYYHREGKTYRSVDGGSSFTLVNSSLPYGQWDSYAIKTVPGFKNEVWISLDKNGLYRSTDGGTTFTKLPSVEKASLFAFGKPPQNSNIPALYLYGKVKGIGDGIFRSLDRGQTWVSIGSRENPIGNEPNTMEGSWQQFGLVFIGTNGRGIFYGTPDNSKALANNLPLDSTP; encoded by the coding sequence ATGAGCATACTTAAATTGATTCAAGCTGGGAAAAATATTCCGATCGACCAATCTTTAAATCCTGCTATCTCCATATCACATAGCCCATCCAAGAGCGTTAATTTAAAGCAAAATAATATAATTTATTGGACTGCGGCGCTGATTTTAACGAGTGTTTTATCTGGATGTGGAAATGATAAGCAATACAGTGAAAATATTACACCGATCGCACCTGTTAATGCCATGTCTTCTAGCGTTGGTGAAAATGGATATCGCTGGGCTAACGTATCCATAGGAGGAGGTAGTTTTGTTACAGGTATTTACATCCATCCCCGACAAAAAGATATCGTATATCTGAGAACAGATATCGGGGGATTTTATCGCTGGAATGCAAGCAATAAAAGTTGGATACCTTTAACTGATAGTTTTACTCAAGCCCAACAAACTTACTATGGTGGAGAAGCATTAGCTTTCGATCCAAATAACCCAAACATTGTCTATATAGCAGCCGGAAAATACTCAGCTTGGAAACCAAAAGGTTCTATTTTTAAATCTAGCGATCGCGGACAAACTTGGCAAAAATTAAACTTAGACTTAGGAATGGACAGCAACGATAAACAACGTTGGGCAGGAATGAGATTAGCTGTCAATCCACATAACTCGAACATCATCTTTTTTGGTTCCCGACATGATGGATTATGGAAATCCCAAGACGCAGGTAAAACCTGGACTAAAGTTACTTCATTGTCGGCAAAACTTACACCAAAAGTTGGTGTTTTAGGCATTCTCTTTGACAAACAAAAGCCAGGTTTAATTTATGCCAACGTCTTTGGAGATGGAATTTATAAATCTACTGATACAGGTATAACTTGGAGCAAAATCGTCGGCAGTCCAAATCAGCCACAACGCATGGCAATTAATCAAAACGGAATCCTTTATGTTACTGCTTTATCAGGAGTTAGCAAATATGCCAATGAAGTTTGGACTAATATCACACCACCAGGTAAAGAAACCTTCTTCAATGCTTTAGCTATTAATCCCAAAAATTCCAATGAAATTATAATTGCCAGCGGTCAATCAGTTAAAACCAAAATTTATCAAAGTTCTGATGCTGGGAAAACTTGGACAGAAAAAACAGCCTCACTACAACACACTGTTCCCTGGTGGAATGAACGGGCGCATCCCATGTTTTCGATTTGGACATCTGCGATCGAATTTGACCCCCATATTCCCGGAAAAGTTTGGCTAACAGACGGATTTGGCATTTGGCAAACAAACAACATCAACACCAATCCAGTTGTCTGGACTAACTATCAACAAGGACATGAAGAAGTAGTTTCTTTTGCCCTCGCCGCACCTGCAAAAGGCCCTGTTTTACTCAGTGCCCTGGCTGATGTCGTAGGTTTTAATCACGACAAAGGACTAAAGACTTATCCCTCGCATAGATTTCATGGCACACCCGAATGGCGAGATACGCTAAACCTGGATTATTCACAAAATAATCCCCAGCGAGTAGTCCGCGTCGGTGGTGCTAGATGGAACTCTACTTACACAGGCGCAACTTCCACAGATGGCGGTTCAACTTGGCAAAAATTTCCCTCATTTCCAGCAAAAACCATGCCTCTACGGGTAGCTGTTTCCGCCACAAATCCCGATCTCTTTGTTATTGTCACCAGCAAAGCCCAACCTTTACGAACAACCGATAACGGCACATCGTGGAAAACAGTTTCGGGACTACCCGATGGCCCCGGTGGGCCTTGGTTTTGGAATCATCCTCTAGCCGCAGACAAAGTAGAAGGCAATACCTTTTACTATCACAGAGAAGGCAAAACTTACCGCAGTGTTGACGGAGGTTCATCTTTTACTTTAGTTAATTCATCGCTTCCTTATGGTCAATGGGATAGTTATGCAATTAAAACAGTTCCAGGTTTTAAAAATGAAGTGTGGATTAGTTTAGATAAAAACGGTTTATATCGTTCCACTGATGGTGGTACAACCTTCACTAAATTGCCTTCAGTAGAAAAAGCTTCCTTGTTTGCTTTTGGAAAACCACCCCAAAACAGCAATATTCCTGCTCTTTATTTATATGGAAAAGTTAAGGGAATTGGTGATGGAATTTTTCGTTCTTTGGATCGAGGACAAACTTGGGTCAGTATTGGTTCTAGAGAAAATCCCATTGGGAATGAACCTAACACAATGGAAGGAAGTTGGCAGCAGTTTGGGTTAGTTTTTATTGGAACGAATGGTCGGGGAATTTTTTACGGAACTCCCGATAATTCCAAGGCGTTGGCAAATAATTTGCCACTGGATAGCACACCATAA
- a CDS encoding flippase, whose product MLNKLTSVTQNISPELRKIISNIGWLFGDRILRMGAGLIVGAWIARYLGPQQFGLFQYAAAYVALFTIISSLGLDQLVVRDIVRDPDCKDETLGTTLALRIIGGVGTVVMTAVTIFALNRDNQLTIILGTIMAVATIFNAFHAIEFWFQAQVKSKYTVIAKNTAFLFVTLLRVILIQQQAPLIAFAWAMVVESVLGAIGLLIAYKAKGQHFLQWRVSWQRAKKLLLESWPLILSGFAIMVYVRIDQIMLGQLIGEASVGFYSVAAKLAELWYFIASAIVGSVTPSILKSREESQTLYYQKFQKLFNLMAIVTFGLAIAMIFLSKPLIVVLFGQEYTPAASILSIYIWSAVFGFFGWGKSIWIIAEGYTTYALITTCLGAVMNIALNFWLIPSYGGNGAAIATVISYAFTDYVLCFIFPPARQLAWIMTKALTFNYFTFKNLW is encoded by the coding sequence ATGCTAAATAAATTGACTTCTGTAACTCAGAATATTAGCCCAGAATTACGTAAGATTATTAGTAATATAGGGTGGCTATTTGGCGATCGCATTCTCCGCATGGGTGCAGGGCTAATTGTTGGTGCTTGGATTGCTCGTTATTTGGGACCACAACAATTTGGTTTGTTTCAGTATGCGGCAGCTTATGTAGCATTATTTACGATTATTTCTAGTTTGGGATTGGATCAGTTGGTTGTGCGTGATATTGTGCGCGATCCTGATTGTAAAGATGAAACTTTAGGGACAACTTTAGCCTTAAGAATTATTGGTGGCGTAGGTACAGTTGTCATGACAGCTGTAACTATTTTTGCGTTGAACCGCGATAACCAGTTAACTATTATTTTAGGAACTATTATGGCGGTCGCAACTATTTTTAATGCCTTTCACGCGATCGAATTTTGGTTTCAAGCCCAAGTTAAATCAAAGTATACAGTTATTGCCAAAAATACAGCTTTTTTATTCGTCACTTTATTAAGAGTTATTTTAATTCAACAGCAAGCACCATTAATTGCTTTTGCTTGGGCAATGGTGGTAGAAAGTGTGTTGGGCGCTATAGGTTTATTGATTGCTTATAAAGCTAAAGGACAACACTTTTTACAGTGGCGCGTAAGTTGGCAACGTGCTAAAAAGTTACTGCTAGAAAGTTGGCCTTTAATCCTTTCCGGTTTCGCCATTATGGTTTATGTCAGAATTGACCAAATTATGTTAGGTCAATTAATTGGTGAGGCATCAGTTGGTTTCTATTCAGTAGCCGCGAAACTAGCCGAACTTTGGTATTTTATTGCTAGTGCGATCGTTGGTTCTGTAACTCCTTCAATATTAAAATCTAGGGAAGAAAGTCAAACACTTTACTATCAAAAATTCCAAAAGCTATTTAACTTAATGGCAATAGTTACCTTTGGACTTGCCATTGCCATGATCTTTTTGTCAAAACCGCTGATTGTTGTATTATTTGGTCAGGAATATACGCCTGCTGCTTCTATATTATCAATTTACATTTGGTCAGCAGTATTTGGATTTTTTGGCTGGGGTAAAAGTATTTGGATTATTGCCGAAGGTTACACTACATACGCTTTAATTACTACTTGTTTGGGTGCGGTAATGAATATCGCACTAAATTTCTGGTTGATTCCGAGTTATGGAGGCAATGGTGCTGCGATCGCTACAGTGATTTCTTACGCCTTCACAGACTATGTACTCTGCTTTATTTTTCCCCCTGCACGTCAACTTGCTTGGATTATGACTAAGGCATTAACCTTCAACTATTTCACTTTCAAAAACTTGTGGTAA